One Kitasatospora sp. NBC_01266 genomic window carries:
- a CDS encoding RDD family protein — MGDLVTGEAVVLGLRPAKLPSRALAVLLDLVVEFAAFFLVSLLLLVVLPDLDGAAATALVVCLMVFFLVAVPVLVETLSRGRSLGKAALGLRVVRADGGPAGFRHALVRALVGVFEIILLTGVPAALSSLVSTDGRRLGDLFAGTLVVRERVPETAAPGLTVAPPPQVLHALGSDLVRLDLSAVPPGLWLAIRQLLNRAGQLDGQAALRMAQRLAGDLAERTGWPVPAGLHPALYLGAVLTERQRREWLRATGPGAGTGPAGVAGPVTWPGAPTAPAPPPAPVTPPAPPAPPTAGGGFSLPG, encoded by the coding sequence GTGGGCGACCTGGTGACGGGTGAGGCCGTGGTCCTCGGGCTGCGGCCGGCGAAGCTGCCCAGTCGGGCACTGGCCGTGCTGCTCGACCTGGTGGTGGAGTTCGCGGCGTTCTTCCTCGTCTCGCTGCTGTTGCTGGTCGTGCTGCCGGACCTGGACGGGGCGGCGGCGACGGCGCTGGTGGTCTGCCTGATGGTCTTCTTCCTGGTCGCGGTGCCGGTGCTGGTGGAGACGCTGTCGCGCGGACGGTCGCTGGGGAAGGCGGCGCTCGGGCTGCGGGTGGTGCGGGCCGACGGGGGTCCGGCGGGCTTCCGGCACGCGCTGGTCCGGGCGCTGGTCGGGGTCTTCGAGATCATCCTGCTGACCGGGGTGCCCGCGGCGCTCAGCTCGCTGGTCTCGACCGACGGTCGGCGGCTCGGCGACCTCTTCGCGGGCACCCTGGTGGTGCGCGAGCGGGTGCCGGAGACCGCGGCACCGGGGCTGACCGTCGCGCCGCCGCCGCAGGTGCTGCACGCGCTGGGGTCGGATCTGGTCCGGCTCGACCTGTCGGCGGTGCCCCCGGGACTCTGGCTCGCGATTCGCCAACTGCTCAATCGGGCAGGCCAGTTGGATGGTCAGGCGGCGCTGCGGATGGCGCAGCGGCTGGCCGGTGACCTGGCCGAGCGGACCGGGTGGCCAGTGCCGGCCGGACTGCATCCGGCGCTCTACCTGGGAGCGGTGCTGACCGAGCGGCAGCGGCGGGAATGGCTGCGCGCCACCGGCCCGGGAGCGGGAACCGGTCCGGCCGGGGTGGCCGGCCCCGTCACCTGGCCCGGCGCGCCGACCGCACCCGCTCCGCCGCCCGCACCCGTCACGCCGCCGGCTCCCCCGGCCCCGCCCACGGCGGGCGGCGGGTTCTCGCTGCCCGGCTGA
- the ahcY gene encoding adenosylhomocysteinase, with the protein MSGNTTGDFKVADLSLAPFGRKEIQLAEHEMPGLMSIRKEFAATQPLAGARITGSLHMTVQTAVLIETLTALGAEVRWCSCNIFSTQDHAAAAIAVGPEGTVENPAGVPVFAWKGETLEEYWWCTEQALTWPNGQTPNMILDDGGDATLLIHKGVEFEKAGAAPDPATADNDEFRIILELLNRTLAESPRKWTEVAATIKGVTEETTTGVHRLYEMHRDGQLLFPAINVNDSVTKSKFDNKYGCRHSLIDGINRATDVLIGGKVAVVCGYGDVGKGCAESLRGQGARVIVTEIDPICALQAAMDGYQVTTLDEVISIGDIFITTTGNKDIILASDMVKMKHQAIVGNIGHFDNELDMAGLAKLPGIVKTEVKPQVHEWRFEDGHTIIVLSEGRLLNLGNATGHPSFVMSNSFANQTIAQIELFTKTEQYPIGVYVLPKHLDEKVARLHLAALGVKLTVLTKDQADYIGVPVEGPYKAEQYRY; encoded by the coding sequence ATGTCCGGCAACACCACTGGTGACTTCAAGGTCGCCGACCTCTCCCTGGCCCCGTTCGGTCGCAAGGAGATCCAGCTCGCCGAGCACGAGATGCCCGGCCTGATGTCCATCCGCAAGGAGTTCGCGGCCACCCAGCCGCTGGCCGGCGCCCGGATCACCGGTTCGCTGCACATGACCGTGCAGACGGCGGTGCTGATCGAGACCCTCACGGCGCTGGGCGCCGAGGTCCGCTGGTGCTCCTGCAACATCTTCTCCACCCAGGACCACGCCGCCGCCGCGATCGCGGTCGGCCCCGAGGGCACCGTCGAGAACCCCGCCGGCGTCCCGGTCTTCGCCTGGAAGGGCGAGACCCTGGAGGAGTACTGGTGGTGCACCGAGCAGGCGCTGACCTGGCCGAACGGCCAGACCCCGAACATGATCCTGGACGACGGCGGTGACGCCACCCTGCTGATCCACAAGGGCGTCGAGTTCGAGAAGGCCGGCGCCGCGCCGGACCCGGCCACCGCCGACAACGACGAGTTCCGGATCATCCTGGAGCTGCTCAACCGCACCCTGGCCGAGTCCCCGCGCAAGTGGACCGAGGTCGCCGCCACCATCAAGGGCGTCACCGAGGAGACCACCACCGGCGTGCACCGCCTGTACGAGATGCACCGGGACGGCCAGCTGCTCTTCCCGGCGATCAACGTCAACGACTCGGTCACCAAGTCGAAGTTCGACAACAAGTACGGCTGCCGCCACTCGCTGATCGACGGCATCAACCGCGCCACCGACGTGCTGATCGGCGGCAAGGTCGCGGTCGTCTGCGGCTACGGCGACGTGGGCAAGGGCTGCGCCGAGTCGCTGCGCGGCCAGGGCGCCCGGGTCATCGTCACCGAGATCGACCCGATCTGCGCGCTGCAGGCGGCGATGGACGGCTACCAGGTCACCACGCTGGACGAGGTCATCTCGATCGGCGACATCTTCATCACCACCACGGGCAACAAGGACATCATCCTCGCCTCGGACATGGTGAAGATGAAGCACCAGGCGATCGTCGGCAACATCGGCCACTTCGACAACGAGCTCGACATGGCCGGCCTTGCCAAGCTCCCGGGCATCGTGAAGACCGAGGTCAAGCCGCAGGTCCACGAGTGGCGCTTCGAGGACGGCCACACCATCATCGTGCTCTCCGAGGGCCGCCTGCTGAACCTGGGCAACGCGACCGGCCACCCGTCCTTCGTGATGTCCAACTCCTTCGCGAACCAGACGATCGCGCAGATCGAGCTGTTCACCAAGACCGAGCAGTACCCGATCGGCGTCTACGTGCTCCCCAAGCACCTGGACGAGAAGGTCGCCCGCCTCCACCTGGCCGCGCTGGGCGTCAAGCTCACCGTCCTGACCAAGGACCAGGCCGACTACATCGGCGTCCCGGTCGAGGGCCCGTACAAGGCCGAGCAGTACCGCTACTGA
- the manA gene encoding mannose-6-phosphate isomerase, class I codes for MDRLANTVRPYAWGSTTAIPALLGEQPTGEPQAELWLGAHPGEPSRVDRGAGPLPLDQVIAADPIAELGAEAVAKFGPALPFLLKVLAAEIPLSLQVHPDLAQARAGFAAEEAAGIPLQAGRRNYKDANHKPELICALDELEGLCGFRDPLATADLMERLAVPGLAPLIDLLRTKPAAQALRETLATMLSIDPAVVAATVTELTEALSEALAADPGSPWAPAWAGYAYAAKHFPGDAGVLAALLLNHFRLQPGEAVYLGAGIPHAYLRGTGVEILANSDNVLRCGLTPKHVDVPELLKVVRFEAAAPGVRGPVAIGDGEELFPVPIEEFRLSRFTLSAGQRQAVDGRAAQILLCTEGSVTLTDTAGQTLELTRGQSAYLSATGTATTLTGTGRLFRATVTL; via the coding sequence ATGGACCGCCTCGCCAACACCGTCCGCCCCTATGCCTGGGGGTCGACCACCGCGATCCCGGCCCTGCTCGGCGAGCAGCCCACCGGTGAGCCGCAGGCCGAGCTGTGGCTGGGCGCCCACCCGGGCGAGCCGTCCCGGGTGGACCGCGGCGCCGGTCCGCTGCCGCTGGACCAGGTGATCGCCGCCGACCCGATCGCCGAGCTGGGTGCCGAGGCCGTCGCGAAGTTCGGCCCGGCCCTGCCGTTCCTGCTCAAGGTGCTGGCCGCCGAGATCCCGCTCTCGCTGCAGGTGCACCCCGACCTGGCCCAGGCCCGGGCCGGCTTCGCGGCGGAGGAGGCCGCCGGGATCCCCCTCCAGGCCGGCCGGCGCAACTACAAGGACGCCAACCACAAGCCCGAGCTGATCTGCGCGCTGGACGAGCTGGAGGGCCTCTGCGGCTTCCGCGACCCGCTGGCCACCGCCGACCTGATGGAGCGCCTCGCCGTCCCCGGGCTGGCCCCGCTGATCGACCTGCTGCGCACCAAGCCCGCCGCGCAGGCGCTGCGCGAGACGCTGGCCACCATGCTCTCCATCGACCCGGCCGTGGTCGCGGCCACCGTGACCGAGCTGACCGAGGCGCTGTCCGAGGCGCTGGCCGCCGACCCCGGGTCGCCCTGGGCGCCGGCCTGGGCCGGCTACGCCTACGCCGCCAAGCACTTCCCGGGCGATGCCGGGGTGCTGGCCGCGCTGCTGCTCAACCACTTCCGGCTGCAGCCCGGTGAGGCGGTCTACCTGGGCGCGGGCATTCCGCACGCCTACCTCAGGGGCACCGGCGTGGAGATCCTCGCCAACTCCGACAACGTGCTGCGCTGCGGGCTGACGCCCAAGCACGTGGACGTCCCCGAACTGCTCAAGGTGGTCCGCTTCGAGGCGGCCGCGCCGGGCGTGCGCGGCCCGGTGGCGATCGGCGACGGCGAGGAGCTGTTCCCGGTCCCGATCGAGGAGTTCCGGCTCTCCCGGTTCACCCTGAGCGCCGGGCAGCGGCAGGCGGTGGACGGGCGGGCCGCCCAGATCCTGCTCTGCACCGAGGGCTCGGTCACCCTGACCGACACCGCCGGGCAGACCCTGGAGCTGACCCGGGGTCAGTCCGCGTACCTGTCGGCCACCGGCACGGCCACCACGCTGACCGGCACCGGCAGGCTGTTCCGCGCCACCGTCACGCTCTGA
- a CDS encoding SIS domain-containing protein — protein sequence MLDDSLLDDPAALQRADRDHALLALAGAGARIRTALRQAQPVLAELRPDGRPRGILVAGHGSVLTAGQALAALTGTGTLVQPLPPTDALPAALFSDGLSWQLPGWVGPNDLVVLASSDGTEAGLVSLAEQAYARGCAIAVIAPEGRPLADAALQVRALPLPYVPSAAQEEADQRVAAAEPDLPSEDFGALWAHLTPLLALADRIGVLVAPDRDLETAADLLDELAVRHRPDAAAYLNPAKDLAAQLSGTVPLLWSEGPLAEVAAERFAAMLADRAGRPAVAGRLPQALVAHRGMITGRLGAGADPGDFFRDRVDEPDPLAVQVLLLRHTPQQEPAEATAPEAGAEPPPAGPTVRRARRLAADHEVRLTELTGARPEPLHALAELVALTDFAAVYLGLAEQR from the coding sequence ATGCTCGACGACAGCCTGCTCGACGACCCGGCCGCCCTCCAGCGCGCCGACCGGGACCACGCCTTGCTCGCGCTCGCGGGCGCCGGCGCCCGGATCCGCACCGCGCTGCGCCAGGCACAGCCGGTCCTGGCCGAGCTGCGACCCGACGGGCGCCCGCGCGGCATCCTGGTGGCCGGCCACGGCAGCGTGCTGACGGCCGGTCAGGCACTGGCCGCGCTGACCGGCACCGGGACCCTGGTCCAGCCGCTCCCGCCGACGGACGCGCTGCCCGCCGCGCTCTTCAGCGACGGCCTGAGCTGGCAGCTGCCCGGCTGGGTCGGCCCCAACGACCTGGTGGTGCTGGCCTCCTCCGACGGTACCGAGGCCGGCCTGGTCAGCCTCGCCGAGCAGGCCTACGCGCGCGGCTGCGCGATCGCGGTGATCGCGCCCGAGGGCCGCCCGCTGGCCGATGCCGCGCTGCAGGTGCGCGCGCTGCCGCTGCCCTACGTCCCGTCCGCCGCGCAGGAGGAGGCCGACCAGCGGGTCGCGGCCGCCGAACCCGACCTGCCCTCCGAGGACTTCGGCGCGCTCTGGGCCCACCTCACCCCGCTGCTCGCGCTCGCCGACCGGATCGGCGTGCTGGTCGCCCCGGACCGGGACCTGGAGACCGCCGCCGACCTGCTGGACGAGCTGGCGGTCCGGCACCGCCCGGACGCCGCCGCCTACCTCAACCCCGCCAAGGACCTGGCCGCCCAACTCTCCGGCACCGTCCCGCTGCTGTGGAGCGAGGGACCACTGGCCGAGGTGGCCGCCGAGCGGTTCGCCGCGATGCTCGCCGACCGGGCCGGGCGCCCCGCCGTCGCCGGTCGGCTGCCCCAGGCGCTCGTCGCCCACCGCGGCATGATCACCGGGCGACTCGGCGCCGGCGCCGACCCCGGGGACTTCTTCCGCGACCGGGTCGATGAGCCGGACCCGCTGGCGGTCCAGGTCCTGCTGCTGCGCCACACCCCGCAGCAGGAGCCCGCCGAGGCCACCGCGCCCGAGGCCGGGGCCGAACCGCCGCCGGCCGGCCCCACGGTGCGCCGGGCCCGCAGACTGGCCGCCGACCACGAGGTCCGGCTGACCGAGCTGACCGGCGCCCGCCCCGAACCACTGCACGCGCTGGCCGAGCTGGTCGCGCTGACCGACTTCGCCGCCGTCTACCTGGGCCTGGCCGAGCAGCGCTGA
- a CDS encoding Trm112 family protein, with amino-acid sequence MTLEPFLLEILVCPSCHAALREETAADQPELTCTGADCGLAYPIRDGIPVLLVDEARRPA; translated from the coding sequence ATGACGCTCGAACCCTTCCTCCTGGAGATCCTGGTCTGCCCGAGCTGCCACGCCGCGTTGCGTGAGGAGACCGCGGCCGACCAGCCCGAGCTGACCTGCACCGGTGCCGACTGCGGCCTGGCCTACCCGATCCGCGACGGCATCCCGGTGCTGCTCGTCGACGAGGCCCGCCGCCCCGCCTGA